One Leucobacter muris DNA segment encodes these proteins:
- a CDS encoding carbohydrate ABC transporter permease, producing the protein MHSRLSKAGGLLWLAPAILILIGFVYVPLIQNFGFAASEWDIYSGTNEFVGTRNFELLLDDPIFWRSLGNNLLYALVSIVFQVGAALVIAALVESVRNRRTRNALRTIYFIPSAISITVSGLLFYFIYEPNIGMLNSFLDSVGLHALAQPWLGQESTAMLGIIAMSQWQGFGYSALLFTVAIQRIPSELYEAAQLDGIGGVRRFFTITVPLVREMSGLMMIVTISGAFQVFNEVMVMTTGGPNNSTQVLGTWLYRNGFVRNDFGYAAAIAVVIFVLSLGIGLLQLWYTKKRRVEV; encoded by the coding sequence ATGCACTCACGCCTCTCCAAGGCGGGCGGTCTCCTCTGGCTCGCCCCGGCGATCCTGATCCTCATCGGGTTCGTCTACGTCCCGCTCATCCAGAACTTCGGCTTCGCGGCCTCCGAGTGGGACATCTACTCGGGCACGAACGAGTTCGTCGGCACGAGGAACTTCGAGCTGCTGCTCGACGACCCGATCTTCTGGCGCTCGCTCGGCAACAACCTGCTCTACGCGCTGGTGTCGATCGTGTTCCAGGTGGGCGCGGCGCTCGTCATCGCTGCTCTCGTCGAGAGCGTGCGCAACCGCCGCACCCGCAACGCGCTGCGCACCATCTACTTCATCCCGTCGGCCATCTCGATCACCGTCTCGGGCCTGCTGTTCTACTTCATCTACGAGCCGAACATCGGCATGCTCAACAGCTTCCTCGACTCAGTCGGGTTGCACGCGCTCGCGCAGCCCTGGCTCGGGCAGGAGAGCACGGCGATGCTGGGCATCATCGCGATGAGCCAGTGGCAGGGCTTCGGCTACTCGGCGCTGCTGTTCACCGTGGCGATCCAGCGCATCCCCTCCGAGCTCTACGAGGCCGCGCAGCTCGACGGCATCGGCGGCGTGCGACGGTTCTTCACAATCACCGTCCCGCTCGTGCGCGAGATGTCCGGTCTCATGATGATCGTCACCATCTCGGGTGCGTTCCAGGTCTTCAACGAGGTCATGGTGATGACCACGGGCGGCCCCAACAACTCCACGCAGGTGCTCGGCACCTGGCTGTACCGCAACGGCTTCGTGCGCAACGACTTCGGCTACGCGGCGGCGATCGCCGTGGTCATCTTCGTGCTGTCGCTCGGGATCGGCCTGCTGCAGCTGTGGTACACGAAGAAGCGGAGGGTAGAGGTATGA
- a CDS encoding carbohydrate ABC transporter permease: MSTETAVLLAVRPERSRIGKLGFLGIIGRIFVWSLLIGLVVIVLYPLLWMVFNGFKTNAQLFGNPFALPQQWSWENYVKAWNRGVSNYLMTSVLVTITSTITTVFVSAWAAYGLTRVKIPFNALWTGVILGGLMLAPTVALVPLVKMFQAMGLYNTFWALMILYTAFRIPFTTFLIRSYMVDLPSEVDEAAQIDGASRWTTFWRIVLPMCRPILVSTVLLHVLFAWNEYLFAMVFTSGTGVQPLPVGLTSLMSKHGTDYPVVFAGMVIAAVPVIVLFLACQRYFVKGLADGVGK, translated from the coding sequence ATGAGCACTGAAACCGCGGTGCTGCTGGCGGTGCGCCCCGAGCGGTCGCGCATCGGCAAGCTGGGATTCCTGGGGATCATCGGGCGCATCTTCGTGTGGTCGCTGCTCATCGGCCTCGTCGTGATCGTGCTCTATCCGCTGCTGTGGATGGTGTTCAACGGCTTCAAGACGAACGCGCAGCTCTTCGGCAACCCGTTCGCGCTGCCGCAGCAGTGGAGCTGGGAGAACTACGTCAAGGCGTGGAACCGGGGCGTGAGCAACTACCTGATGACGAGCGTGCTCGTGACCATCACCTCGACCATCACCACGGTCTTCGTGAGCGCCTGGGCCGCCTACGGACTCACCCGCGTGAAGATCCCCTTCAACGCGCTCTGGACCGGCGTGATCCTCGGCGGCCTCATGCTCGCTCCGACCGTGGCGCTCGTGCCCCTGGTGAAGATGTTCCAGGCGATGGGCCTCTACAACACGTTCTGGGCGCTCATGATCCTCTACACCGCGTTCCGCATCCCGTTCACCACCTTCCTCATCCGCTCCTACATGGTCGACCTGCCGAGCGAGGTCGACGAGGCGGCGCAGATCGACGGCGCGAGCCGGTGGACCACGTTCTGGCGCATCGTGCTGCCCATGTGCCGGCCGATCCTCGTTTCCACCGTGCTGCTGCACGTGCTCTTCGCGTGGAACGAGTACCTGTTCGCCATGGTGTTCACGAGCGGAACGGGCGTGCAGCCGCTGCCGGTCGGTCTCACGAGCCTCATGAGCAAGCACGGCACCGACTACCCGGTGGTCTTCGCGGGCATGGTGATCGCCGCGGTGCCGGTGATCGTGCTGTTCCTCGCCTGCCAGCGGTACTTCGTCAAGGGCCTCGCCGACGGCGTGGGCAAGTAG
- a CDS encoding sugar phosphate isomerase/epimerase family protein codes for MSLSLAQVSGSNFSYQHRPLAQCFDDLAALGRTAVELWGIAPQLHVPWLGDAEARAVRREAAERGFEVVCFTPEQVMYPVNIASPDTRLRAESVACFRRAAELAVELGAPKLFLTPGRGFEGEPVGAAWRRSVDALGEIAAYAARLGLECLLEPLQRVESNLVNSAADAARALADVGAANLGVALDTVAMAVAGDDVDAYFALLGGRVRHVHLIDGAPAGHLAWGEGELPLAEILAALDRHGYEGWMTVELFGDGGYALDPRAPLERSLAAVERALAGGV; via the coding sequence GTGTCTCTCTCGCTCGCGCAGGTCAGCGGATCCAACTTCTCGTATCAGCACAGGCCCCTCGCCCAGTGCTTCGACGACCTCGCCGCCCTCGGGCGCACCGCGGTCGAGCTGTGGGGGATCGCCCCCCAGCTGCACGTGCCGTGGCTCGGCGACGCCGAGGCGCGCGCCGTGCGCCGCGAGGCCGCCGAGCGCGGGTTCGAGGTGGTCTGCTTCACGCCCGAGCAGGTGATGTACCCCGTGAACATCGCCTCGCCCGACACTCGGCTGCGGGCCGAGAGCGTCGCCTGCTTCAGGCGCGCGGCCGAGCTCGCCGTGGAGCTCGGCGCGCCGAAGCTCTTTCTCACGCCCGGCCGCGGCTTCGAGGGCGAGCCCGTCGGGGCGGCCTGGCGGCGCTCGGTCGACGCGCTGGGGGAGATCGCGGCGTATGCGGCCAGGCTCGGCCTCGAGTGCCTGCTCGAACCGCTGCAGCGCGTGGAGTCGAACCTCGTGAACTCGGCCGCCGATGCCGCGCGCGCCCTCGCCGACGTGGGCGCCGCCAACCTGGGGGTGGCCCTCGACACGGTCGCGATGGCCGTCGCGGGCGACGACGTCGACGCCTACTTCGCGCTGCTGGGCGGGCGCGTGCGGCACGTGCACCTCATCGACGGGGCGCCGGCGGGCCACCTCGCGTGGGGCGAGGGGGAGCTGCCGCTCGCCGAGATCCTCGCGGCGCTCGACCGGCACGGCTACGAGGGCTGGATGACGGTCGAGCTGTTCGGCGACGGCGGGTACGCGCTCGACCCGCGGGCCCCGCTCGAGCGCTCGCTCGCGGCCGTGGAGCGCGCGCTGGCGGGCGGCGTCTAA
- a CDS encoding Lrp/AsnC family transcriptional regulator translates to MSIDRLDARLITLISEEAGISVVECARRLGVARATAQGRLDRLRRSGVISSMAPHIDPAALGYPIRAFCSLLIHQSVGHQKVAEGLARIPELLDLHTATGDTDMTTSVVARSTQDLQRVLDLISHTPGVARVSSRLALGTHFEGRTLPLVQAAVG, encoded by the coding sequence ATGAGCATCGACCGGCTCGACGCGCGACTCATCACGCTGATCAGCGAAGAGGCCGGCATCTCGGTCGTGGAGTGCGCCCGCAGGCTCGGTGTGGCCCGCGCCACGGCGCAGGGCCGCCTCGACCGCCTGCGCCGCTCGGGCGTGATCTCGTCGATGGCGCCGCACATCGACCCCGCCGCCCTCGGCTACCCGATCCGCGCGTTCTGCTCGCTGCTCATCCACCAGTCGGTGGGCCACCAGAAGGTGGCCGAGGGGCTGGCGAGGATCCCGGAACTGCTCGATCTGCACACGGCGACGGGCGACACCGACATGACCACCTCGGTGGTCGCGCGCTCCACGCAGGATCTGCAGCGCGTGCTCGACCTGATCTCCCACACGCCGGGTGTCGCCCGCGTCTCATCGCGGCTCGCCCTCGGCACCCACTTCGAGGGGCGCACGCTGCCCCTCGTGCAGGCGGCCGTGGGTTAG
- the hisC gene encoding histidinol-phosphate transaminase: protein MTFQPPQHPGDTGSEAVPAVVPADHRFRPGLERIAAYRPGKPAPLGPDGRSFKLSSNENPYPPLASVTRGLAEALPESLARYPSIAAPEVTAALAARFEVEPENIVLGAGSVEVAGQLIHALTAPGDEVVFAWRSFEAYPILTRVAGAVPVEVPLDADERHDLPAMAAAVTERTGVIFVCNPNNPTGTVVTRAELESFMAAVPERVLVVIDEAYVHFDRDPDSPSGIEFFRRYPNVVVLHTFSKAYGLAGLRIGYAIARPAVADALRKVALPFGVSRLAQEAAVLSLEAEAELDERIDELVRERARLFDGLLAAGLAPVPSQANFVWLPAGEESARIAEALERHGISARRFAGEGVRVTVGLPEENDAVLAAAAAAELVAAETFAMAD, encoded by the coding sequence ATGACATTCCAGCCACCCCAGCACCCCGGCGATACGGGCAGCGAAGCCGTGCCCGCCGTCGTGCCCGCCGACCACCGCTTCCGCCCCGGTCTCGAGCGCATCGCCGCCTACCGCCCGGGCAAGCCCGCGCCGCTCGGCCCCGACGGTCGCAGCTTCAAGCTGTCGTCGAACGAGAACCCCTACCCGCCGCTCGCCTCGGTGACGCGAGGCCTTGCCGAGGCGCTGCCCGAGTCGCTCGCCCGCTACCCGAGCATCGCCGCCCCCGAGGTCACCGCCGCACTCGCCGCGCGCTTCGAGGTCGAGCCCGAGAACATCGTGCTCGGCGCCGGCTCCGTCGAGGTCGCGGGGCAGCTGATCCACGCCCTCACCGCCCCGGGCGACGAGGTGGTGTTCGCGTGGCGATCCTTCGAGGCCTACCCGATCCTCACCCGCGTCGCGGGGGCGGTGCCGGTCGAGGTGCCGCTCGACGCCGATGAGCGGCACGACCTGCCCGCGATGGCGGCGGCCGTCACCGAGCGCACGGGCGTGATCTTCGTCTGCAACCCCAACAACCCGACGGGCACCGTGGTGACGCGGGCCGAGCTCGAGTCGTTCATGGCGGCAGTCCCCGAGCGGGTGCTCGTGGTGATCGACGAGGCCTACGTGCACTTCGACCGCGACCCCGATTCGCCGAGCGGGATCGAGTTCTTCCGGCGCTACCCCAACGTGGTCGTGCTGCACACCTTCTCGAAGGCCTACGGCCTCGCGGGCCTGCGCATCGGCTACGCGATCGCGCGACCGGCCGTCGCCGACGCGCTGCGGAAGGTCGCACTGCCGTTCGGCGTCTCGCGACTGGCCCAGGAGGCGGCCGTGCTCTCGCTCGAGGCGGAGGCCGAGCTCGACGAGCGCATCGACGAACTGGTGCGCGAGCGCGCGCGACTGTTCGACGGGCTGCTGGCGGCCGGCCTCGCGCCGGTGCCCTCGCAGGCGAACTTCGTGTGGTTGCCGGCAGGCGAGGAGAGCGCGCGGATCGCCGAGGCGCTCGAGCGGCACGGCATCTCGGCGCGGCGCTTCGCCGGCGAGGGCGTGCGCGTGACCGTGGGGCTGCCCGAGGAGAACGACGCTGTGCTCGCGGCCGCGGCCGCGGCCGAGCTGGTCGCCGCCGAAACCTTTGCGATGGCCGACTAG
- a CDS encoding ABC transporter substrate-binding protein, translating to MAITRIRRTAFAVAGIATAALALSACSGTAGNDADGGEKFTVGISQFVQAPPLDAAVEGFKQAFADAGYVEGETVEFEEQNANGEVPTATTIAQTFAGDNLDLVLAVATPSAQAAMQNIADVPVVFTAVTDPVAADIVESDEAPGSNVTGTSDMNPVADQIALIKEIDPDAKKIGTVYSSGEVNSEVQVKLAREAAEAEGMELIEQTVTNAGELKQATEALGDVDAIYTPGDNLVISGLGSIISVAEERGILVVGADAEHVSGGAVATLGIDYTKLGYQTGEMAIRILADGEDPALMPVETQSEFELTINPAAAERLGYELPQGLVDRAANVVE from the coding sequence ATGGCAATCACCCGAATCCGCCGCACCGCGTTCGCCGTCGCAGGCATCGCGACCGCGGCCCTCGCCCTGAGCGCTTGCTCCGGAACCGCCGGCAACGACGCCGACGGCGGCGAGAAGTTCACCGTGGGCATCAGCCAGTTCGTGCAGGCACCCCCGCTCGACGCCGCCGTCGAGGGATTCAAACAGGCCTTCGCCGACGCCGGCTACGTCGAGGGCGAGACCGTCGAGTTCGAGGAGCAGAACGCGAACGGCGAGGTCCCCACGGCGACCACCATCGCGCAGACCTTCGCGGGCGACAACCTCGACCTCGTGCTCGCCGTCGCCACGCCCTCGGCGCAGGCCGCCATGCAGAACATCGCCGACGTGCCCGTCGTCTTCACCGCCGTCACCGATCCCGTCGCGGCCGACATCGTCGAGTCGGACGAGGCGCCCGGCAGCAACGTCACCGGCACGAGCGACATGAACCCCGTCGCCGACCAGATCGCCCTCATCAAGGAGATCGACCCCGACGCGAAGAAGATCGGCACCGTCTACAGCTCGGGCGAGGTCAACTCCGAGGTGCAGGTGAAGCTCGCGCGCGAGGCCGCAGAGGCCGAGGGCATGGAGCTCATCGAGCAGACCGTCACCAACGCCGGTGAGCTCAAGCAGGCCACCGAGGCGCTCGGCGACGTCGACGCCATCTACACGCCGGGAGACAACCTCGTGATCTCCGGCCTCGGCTCGATCATCTCGGTCGCCGAGGAGCGCGGCATCCTCGTGGTCGGCGCCGACGCCGAGCACGTGTCGGGCGGCGCCGTCGCCACGCTCGGCATCGACTACACGAAGCTCGGCTACCAGACGGGCGAGATGGCGATCCGCATCCTCGCCGACGGCGAGGATCCCGCATTGATGCCCGTCGAGACGCAGTCGGAGTTCGAGCTGACCATCAACCCCGCCGCTGCCGAGCGACTCGGCTACGAGCTGCCCCAGGGGCTCGTCGACCGCGCCGCGAACGTCGTAGAGTGA
- a CDS encoding ABC transporter permease, with the protein MIGAIELGLLYGVMALGVYLTFRVLNFPDLTVDGSLTTGAAVAAALITAGQNPVVATLAGTAAGVIAGVITGLLHTKGKIDGLLAGILTMIALWSINLRIMGKANTPLLREDTLMTPLREVGWIGKTWIAVAIFAVLVFVLKLVVDWFLSTDLGLAIQATGNNEQMIRSFGVNTDGMKILTLAISNGLVALAGALVAQYQGFADISMGIGVILIGLASVILGQAVLGQRNIFMASLAVLVGSILYRLIIFFALSVGLNPNDMRAITAILVVLALLLPRWGFLKKVPSLRDRGNRRPGAKQPDPEPEPVASATTGVTVPEAGR; encoded by the coding sequence ATGATCGGTGCGATTGAACTCGGACTCCTCTACGGAGTCATGGCGCTGGGCGTGTACCTCACGTTCCGCGTGCTGAACTTCCCCGACCTCACCGTCGACGGCAGCCTCACCACGGGCGCCGCGGTCGCCGCGGCGCTCATCACGGCGGGCCAGAACCCCGTCGTCGCGACGCTCGCGGGCACCGCGGCCGGCGTGATCGCTGGCGTCATCACGGGCCTGCTGCACACCAAGGGCAAGATCGACGGCCTGCTCGCGGGCATCCTCACGATGATCGCGCTGTGGTCGATCAACCTGCGCATCATGGGGAAGGCGAACACACCGCTCTTGCGGGAGGACACGCTGATGACCCCGCTGCGCGAGGTCGGCTGGATCGGCAAGACCTGGATCGCCGTCGCGATCTTCGCGGTGCTGGTGTTCGTGCTGAAGCTCGTGGTCGACTGGTTCCTCTCGACCGACCTGGGTCTCGCGATCCAGGCCACCGGCAACAACGAGCAGATGATCCGCAGCTTCGGCGTCAACACCGACGGCATGAAGATCCTCACCCTCGCCATCTCGAACGGCCTGGTCGCCCTCGCGGGCGCACTCGTAGCGCAGTATCAGGGCTTCGCAGACATCAGCATGGGCATCGGCGTGATCCTCATCGGTCTCGCCTCCGTGATCCTCGGCCAGGCCGTGCTCGGCCAGCGCAACATCTTCATGGCCAGCCTCGCGGTGCTCGTCGGCTCGATCCTCTACCGACTCATCATCTTCTTCGCCCTGTCCGTGGGCCTCAACCCGAACGACATGCGAGCGATCACCGCGATCCTCGTGGTGCTGGCGCTGCTCCTGCCGCGCTGGGGCTTCCTCAAGAAGGTGCCGTCGCTCAGGGATCGCGGCAATCGCAGACCGGGCGCGAAGCAACCGGATCCGGAGCCAGAACCCGTGGCTTCTGCGACGACCGGGGTCACCGTGCCCGAGGCGGGAAGGTAG
- a CDS encoding ABC transporter ATP-binding protein — protein MLNINRISKTFFAGTINERKALVDLSLTLDEGDFVTIIGSNGAGKSTLLNTVAGRYTVDTGSLTVDGKPVTKLKEYQRARYVGRVFQDPMAGTAPDLTIEQNLSLALQRGKARGLGLGVTKARKERFVEELKSLELGLENRLTAKVGLLSGGQRQALSLLMAGFTQPRILLLDEHTAALDPQRAALVTDLTERIVAQGGLTTLMVTHNMEQALKLGNRLIMMHEGRIVFEASADEKRHLTVPLLLAEFAKIKGASFDDRALLA, from the coding sequence ATGCTGAACATCAACCGCATCTCGAAGACCTTCTTCGCCGGCACGATCAACGAGCGAAAGGCGCTCGTCGACCTCAGCCTCACGCTCGACGAGGGCGACTTCGTGACCATCATCGGCTCGAACGGCGCGGGCAAGTCGACGCTGCTGAACACGGTCGCGGGCCGCTACACGGTCGACACCGGGTCGCTCACGGTCGACGGCAAGCCGGTGACGAAGCTCAAGGAGTACCAGCGGGCCCGCTACGTCGGCCGCGTGTTCCAGGATCCGATGGCGGGCACCGCGCCCGATCTGACGATCGAGCAGAACCTGTCGCTCGCGCTGCAGCGGGGCAAGGCCCGAGGTCTCGGCCTGGGAGTCACCAAGGCTCGCAAGGAGCGCTTCGTCGAAGAGCTGAAGTCGCTCGAACTCGGCCTCGAGAACCGGCTCACCGCCAAGGTCGGCCTGCTCTCGGGGGGCCAGCGTCAGGCGCTGTCGCTGCTCATGGCCGGCTTCACACAGCCCCGTATCCTGCTGCTCGACGAGCACACCGCCGCGCTCGATCCGCAGCGCGCGGCGCTCGTCACCGACCTCACCGAGCGCATCGTCGCCCAGGGCGGTCTCACCACCCTCATGGTGACGCACAACATGGAGCAGGCGCTCAAGCTCGGCAACCGCCTCATCATGATGCACGAGGGCCGCATCGTCTTCGAGGCCTCGGCTGACGAGAAGCGGCACCTCACCGTGCCGCTGCTGCTCGCCGAGTTCGCGAAGATCAAGGGCGCGAGCTTCGACGACCGGGCGCTGCTCGCCTAG
- a CDS encoding Glu/Leu/Phe/Val dehydrogenase family protein, which produces MPPGSPRRRGVALPCGRPAPLPGSRLSNRALKGPHERQSLRPLAAEGLTTLKLQYDWRTDEHTLFAAREWDADRDFSRYRSRFAAESLLTQRARFLDSEEVYALYEAHGLRGYLDTVLDLLRQGRHFGIEAYLHAGKNIRFMCNQHSRKQGAMNKRQATLAGGIRRHPLEESELDVIVDGLNLGRAMSFKNIAADLDFGGCKTTVQMDELDLADLEALGFLAFAIDRSRTMTGPDMNFPTAMSDVINAHFSPQFTNGPSSPLGESGRPTAYGTFLALKEAVRFTEPGSYGRLDGKRVVVSGLGAVGRHLAELLHGDGAAVIVADLNEARVAEFLAAHPGSTRVGVDEVLDLEADVLCPAAIGGIIDETVIGRLRYRYVWGPANNQLRATNQREEERLSRLLAERGIVFQTEWWHNTAGVMCGAEEYLNGAHASYDSLQQRIESTIPRKTRENLAEAARLGLTPTENAYRVCADIIYG; this is translated from the coding sequence ATGCCGCCGGGTTCTCCGCGCCGCCGTGGGGTCGCCCTGCCGTGCGGCCGCCCGGCGCCGCTTCCCGGCTCCCGCCTCTCGAATCGTGCCCTGAAAGGACCCCATGAACGACAGTCTCTTCGCCCCCTCGCCGCCGAGGGGCTCACCACCCTCAAGCTGCAGTACGACTGGCGCACCGACGAGCACACTCTCTTCGCCGCCCGCGAGTGGGACGCCGATCGCGACTTCTCGCGGTACCGCAGCCGCTTCGCCGCCGAATCGCTGCTCACGCAGCGCGCGCGCTTCCTCGACAGCGAAGAGGTCTACGCGCTCTACGAGGCGCACGGGCTGCGCGGCTACCTCGACACCGTGCTCGACCTGCTGCGCCAGGGGCGGCACTTCGGCATCGAGGCCTACCTCCACGCCGGCAAGAACATCCGCTTCATGTGCAACCAGCACAGCCGCAAGCAGGGCGCCATGAACAAGCGGCAGGCCACGCTCGCGGGCGGCATCCGCCGTCACCCGCTCGAGGAGTCCGAACTCGACGTGATCGTCGACGGGCTCAACCTCGGGCGCGCGATGAGCTTCAAGAACATCGCCGCCGATCTCGACTTCGGCGGCTGCAAGACCACCGTGCAGATGGACGAGCTCGATCTCGCCGACCTCGAAGCCCTGGGCTTCCTCGCCTTCGCGATCGACCGCAGCCGCACGATGACCGGCCCCGACATGAACTTCCCGACGGCGATGTCCGACGTCATCAACGCGCACTTCTCGCCGCAGTTCACCAACGGGCCCAGCTCGCCGCTCGGCGAGAGCGGCCGCCCCACCGCGTACGGCACCTTCCTCGCCCTCAAGGAGGCGGTGCGGTTCACCGAGCCTGGCTCCTACGGCCGGCTCGACGGCAAGCGGGTCGTGGTCTCAGGCCTCGGCGCCGTCGGCCGGCACCTCGCAGAGCTGCTGCACGGAGACGGCGCCGCAGTGATCGTCGCCGACCTGAACGAGGCCCGCGTCGCCGAGTTCCTCGCAGCCCACCCCGGCAGCACGCGGGTGGGAGTCGACGAGGTGCTCGACCTCGAGGCCGACGTGCTCTGCCCCGCCGCGATCGGCGGCATCATCGACGAGACGGTGATCGGGCGCCTGCGCTACCGCTACGTCTGGGGGCCGGCGAACAACCAGCTCAGGGCGACCAACCAGCGGGAGGAGGAGCGCCTCTCGCGCCTGCTCGCGGAGCGGGGCATCGTGTTCCAGACCGAGTGGTGGCACAACACCGCAGGGGTGATGTGCGGCGCCGAGGAGTACCTCAACGGGGCCCACGCCTCGTACGACTCACTGCAGCAGCGGATCGAGAGCACCATCCCGCGCAAGACGCGGGAGAACCTCGCCGAGGCGGCTCGGCTCGGCCTCACCCCCACCGAGAACGCGTACCGGGTGTGCGCCGACATCATCTACGGATAG
- a CDS encoding ABC transporter substrate-binding protein, whose amino-acid sequence MRQTSFRRALAAVSLTAAAALALSACSGSSDSTGGGDAAVEKVTIGISQLLQHPALDSATEGFKQAFIDAGYVEGETVEFDLQNANGEQSTAVSIAQSFASSDADLVLAVATPAAQAAAQAITDKPVLFTAVTDAVTADLVASNAKPGGNVTGTSDAVPDDALQAQFELIKQLVPDAAKVGIVYASGEVNSEVQIAAAEKVAAGLDLEIVTKTVTTEGDIPQATESLGDVDAIYVPTDNLVVGGISSLVQVAEEKQIPVIGAESGTVEGGAIATLGIDYTELGRQTGEMALRILEKGEDPADTPVEFATELAYVVNPGAAERMGVEIPQEILDQATTVG is encoded by the coding sequence ATGCGTCAGACCTCGTTCCGCCGTGCGCTCGCCGCCGTGAGCCTCACCGCCGCGGCAGCGCTCGCGCTCAGCGCCTGCTCCGGTTCCTCCGATTCGACGGGCGGCGGTGACGCCGCGGTCGAGAAGGTGACCATCGGCATCAGCCAGCTGCTGCAGCACCCCGCGCTCGATTCGGCGACCGAGGGCTTCAAGCAGGCCTTCATCGACGCCGGCTACGTCGAGGGCGAGACGGTCGAGTTCGACCTGCAGAACGCCAACGGCGAGCAGTCCACCGCTGTCTCGATCGCGCAGAGCTTCGCGTCCTCCGACGCCGATCTCGTGCTCGCGGTCGCCACGCCGGCCGCCCAGGCCGCCGCTCAGGCGATCACCGACAAGCCCGTGCTCTTCACGGCGGTCACCGACGCGGTGACCGCCGATCTCGTCGCCTCGAACGCGAAGCCGGGCGGCAACGTCACGGGTACCAGCGACGCGGTTCCCGACGACGCCCTGCAGGCCCAGTTCGAGCTCATCAAGCAGCTCGTGCCCGACGCCGCCAAGGTGGGCATCGTCTACGCCTCGGGCGAGGTGAACTCCGAGGTGCAGATCGCCGCGGCGGAGAAGGTCGCCGCCGGCCTCGACCTCGAGATCGTGACGAAGACCGTCACCACCGAGGGCGACATCCCCCAGGCCACCGAGTCGCTCGGTGACGTCGACGCCATCTACGTGCCCACCGACAACCTGGTGGTGGGCGGCATCTCGTCGCTCGTGCAGGTCGCCGAAGAGAAGCAGATCCCCGTGATCGGCGCCGAGTCCGGCACCGTCGAGGGCGGTGCGATCGCGACGCTCGGCATCGACTACACCGAGCTCGGCCGTCAGACGGGCGAGATGGCGCTCCGCATCCTCGAGAAGGGTGAGGATCCCGCCGACACCCCGGTCGAGTTCGCCACCGAGCTCGCCTACGTCGTGAACCCCGGCGCCGCCGAGCGCATGGGCGTCGAGATCCCGCAGGAGATCCTCGACCAGGCGACCACCGTCGGCTGA